The following are encoded together in the Vidua macroura isolate BioBank_ID:100142 chromosome 6, ASM2450914v1, whole genome shotgun sequence genome:
- the HARBI1 gene encoding putative nuclease HARBI1 isoform X2 codes for MAVPIAVLDCDLLLYGRGHRTLDRFKLEDVTDEYLVSTYGFPRQFICYLVDLLGATLSRPTQRSRAISPETQILAALGFYTSGSFQTRMGDAIGISQASMSRCVANVTEALVERASQFICFPKDEATLQTLKDDFYGLAGMPGVLGVVDCTHVAIKAPNAEDLSYVNRKGLHSLNCLMVCDSRGVLLSAETHWPGSLPDCTVLEQAALTSQFETELHKDGWLLGDSSFLLRTWLMTPLHIPETPAEYRYNMAHSATHNIIERTFRTIRSRFRCLDGSKGTLQYSPEKSSHIILACCVLHNISLQHGLDVWSAPATGHMEQSEEEYEQMESVDSEACRVRQELLLTHFS; via the exons ATGGCCGTACCTATCGCGGTTCTTGACTGCGACCTCTTGCTCTATGGCCGCGGACACAGGACTTTGGATCGCTTCAAGCTGGAGGATGTCACGGATGAGTATCTAGTATCCACATACGGCTTTCCCCGACAGTTCATTTGCTACCTGGTGGATCTCCTGGGAGCCACTCTCTCACGCCCTACACAGCGGTCCAGGGCCATCAGTCCAGAGACGCAAATACTTGCTGCGTTGGGTTTCTATACCTCTGGCTCCTTCCAGACTCGCATGGGGGATGCTATTGGCATTAGCCAAGCCTCGATGAGCCGCTGTGTTGCCAATGTAACCGAGGCACTGGTGGAAAGAGCCTCGCAGTTCATTTGCTTTCCTAAAGATGAAGCTACTCTACAGACCCTGAAGGATGACTTTTATGGGCTGGCAGGAATGCCGGGAGTGCTGGGGGTGGTTGACTGCACCCACGTGGCAATCAAAGCGCCCAATGCTGAGGACCTGTCCTATGTGAACCGAAAGGGTCTCCATTCCCTGAACTGCCTCATGGTGTGTGATTCCAGAGGAGTCCTCCTTAGTGCTGAAACACACTGGCCAGGCAGCCTGCCTGACTGCACGGTGTTAGAGCAGGCAGCCCTCACAAGCCAGTTTGAAACTGAGCTACATAAAGATGGCTGGCTACTTG GTGACAGCTCCTTCTTGCTCCGGACATGGTTGATGACCCCTCTGCACATTCCCGAGACGCCTGCAGAGTACCGCTACAACATGGCCCATTCCGCCACTCACAACATCATTGAGCGCACGTTCAGAACCATTCGTTCGCGGTTCCGCTGCCTCGATGGCTCCAAAGGCACCCTGCAATATTCTCCAGAGAAGTCCAGCCACATCATTCTGGCCTGCTGCGTGCTTCATAACATCTCCCTGCAACATGGGCTGGATGTGTGGTCTGCACCAGCCACAGGACACATGGAACAATCGGAAGAAGAATATGAGCAAATGGAATCAGTGGACTCGGAAGCCTGTCGTGTTCGTCAGGAACTTTTACTTACTCATTTTAGCTAA
- the HARBI1 gene encoding putative nuclease HARBI1 isoform X1 has translation MQPPLPARSRRAEPAVGGGGRSRRRTKAGQRPAPLPPVAPACGESIAANVGLDRRGPPGSGRGAGEASGKALSEWSPRGRPWPSAMAVPIAVLDCDLLLYGRGHRTLDRFKLEDVTDEYLVSTYGFPRQFICYLVDLLGATLSRPTQRSRAISPETQILAALGFYTSGSFQTRMGDAIGISQASMSRCVANVTEALVERASQFICFPKDEATLQTLKDDFYGLAGMPGVLGVVDCTHVAIKAPNAEDLSYVNRKGLHSLNCLMVCDSRGVLLSAETHWPGSLPDCTVLEQAALTSQFETELHKDGWLLGDSSFLLRTWLMTPLHIPETPAEYRYNMAHSATHNIIERTFRTIRSRFRCLDGSKGTLQYSPEKSSHIILACCVLHNISLQHGLDVWSAPATGHMEQSEEEYEQMESVDSEACRVRQELLLTHFS, from the exons ATGCAGCCGCCACTCCCCGCCCGTTCGCGGCGCGCTGAGCCCGCAGTCGGGGGGGGCGGGAGGTCTCGGAGACGGACAAAAGCGGGGCAGCGcccggcgccgctcccgccggTAGCCCCTGCCTGTGGCGAATCTATCGCGGCGAATGTGGGGCTGGACCGGCGGGGACCGCCTgggagcggccgcggggccg GTGAAGCCTCTGGGAAAGCCCTGTCAGAGTGGAGCCCCAGGGGACGCCCCTGGCCGTCAGCCATGGCCGTACCTATCGCGGTTCTTGACTGCGACCTCTTGCTCTATGGCCGCGGACACAGGACTTTGGATCGCTTCAAGCTGGAGGATGTCACGGATGAGTATCTAGTATCCACATACGGCTTTCCCCGACAGTTCATTTGCTACCTGGTGGATCTCCTGGGAGCCACTCTCTCACGCCCTACACAGCGGTCCAGGGCCATCAGTCCAGAGACGCAAATACTTGCTGCGTTGGGTTTCTATACCTCTGGCTCCTTCCAGACTCGCATGGGGGATGCTATTGGCATTAGCCAAGCCTCGATGAGCCGCTGTGTTGCCAATGTAACCGAGGCACTGGTGGAAAGAGCCTCGCAGTTCATTTGCTTTCCTAAAGATGAAGCTACTCTACAGACCCTGAAGGATGACTTTTATGGGCTGGCAGGAATGCCGGGAGTGCTGGGGGTGGTTGACTGCACCCACGTGGCAATCAAAGCGCCCAATGCTGAGGACCTGTCCTATGTGAACCGAAAGGGTCTCCATTCCCTGAACTGCCTCATGGTGTGTGATTCCAGAGGAGTCCTCCTTAGTGCTGAAACACACTGGCCAGGCAGCCTGCCTGACTGCACGGTGTTAGAGCAGGCAGCCCTCACAAGCCAGTTTGAAACTGAGCTACATAAAGATGGCTGGCTACTTG GTGACAGCTCCTTCTTGCTCCGGACATGGTTGATGACCCCTCTGCACATTCCCGAGACGCCTGCAGAGTACCGCTACAACATGGCCCATTCCGCCACTCACAACATCATTGAGCGCACGTTCAGAACCATTCGTTCGCGGTTCCGCTGCCTCGATGGCTCCAAAGGCACCCTGCAATATTCTCCAGAGAAGTCCAGCCACATCATTCTGGCCTGCTGCGTGCTTCATAACATCTCCCTGCAACATGGGCTGGATGTGTGGTCTGCACCAGCCACAGGACACATGGAACAATCGGAAGAAGAATATGAGCAAATGGAATCAGTGGACTCGGAAGCCTGTCGTGTTCGTCAGGAACTTTTACTTACTCATTTTAGCTAA